The Microcaecilia unicolor chromosome 13, aMicUni1.1, whole genome shotgun sequence genome has a window encoding:
- the LOC115456779 gene encoding trypsin-3-like gives MIIVAGEHSLSMFEGTEQLFRPIKMVTHPDYSSVSRNADIMLIKLNRPALYNAFVSVVPLPKQGAAMNEGRFCQVFGWGYTSTLGGKTSDTLRSVKLPIVSKWKCNGTAAYAGHITNNMICAGFSVGGKDACQGDSGGPLVCDGRLFGIVSWGNSCASPRYPGVYTAVSSFRKWIYKTIG, from the exons ATGATAATAGTTGCAGGAGAGCATTCTTTATCCATGTTTGAAGGTACGGAGCAACTCTTTCGACCCATCAAGATGGTGACACACCCTGACTACTCCTCTGTGTCCAGAAATGCTGACATCATGCTGATTAAG TTGAACAGGCCTGCTTTGTATAACGCTTTTGTTTCTGTTGTACCACTCCCCAAGCAAGGGGCAGCAATGAACGAGGGCCGGTTCTGCCAGGTCTTTGGCTGGGGTTATACCAGCACCCTAGGCGGAAAGACATCTGACACCCTCAGGAGCGTGAAACTCCCCATCGTATCTAAGTGGAAGTGTAACGGTACAGCTGCCTACGCAGGACACATTACGAACAATATGATCTGTGCAGGATTCAGTGTTGGAGGAAAAGACGCCTGCCAG GGTGATTCTGGTGGACCGCTAGTTTGTGATGGCCGGCTTTTTGGGATTGTGTCCTGGGGGAACAGCTGTGCTAGCCCCAGATATCCAGGCGTTTATACAGCCGTCTCCAGCTTTCGGAAGTGGATCTACAAAACCATTGGCTGA